In one Janibacter cremeus genomic region, the following are encoded:
- the resB gene encoding cytochrome c biogenesis protein ResB, protein MADRENRTPSARSTVTQPSLGVVGWARWGWRQLTSMRTALFLLLLLAIGAVPGSVFPQRNFDPGRTADWIRRHETTGPILDSLGAFEVYSSPWFSAIYLLLFISLIGCIVPRTAVHLRALRGRPPRAPRRLARLEAHAEGEVDGTLEEVREAATTVLRKRRYRVASHDDVSVSAETGYLKETGNLIFHTSLVALIVGVAIGYLWGWKADVIVPSGESFVSTVTRYDTWAPGPLVDESSLSPFAVTVEEMTADFNDRDPAARTFGQPRDFEAHVSVTDADGNEFTDVVKVNSPLEMEDSTVFLLGNGYAPVVTVKDDEGEVLYEGATPFLAQDGNYRSTGAIKVGAATQPEQFGFVGLFLPTATIDPEQGPISVFPDTRAPALALSLYTGQLYPGGSAQSVFTLDTESMDKVETSDGSDQLRLWLTPGETKTLPGDRGTITFDGIERYAGFSVRSDPGQGLTLVSALLALAGLIATLLVKRRRVFVRLTEADGRVRVEVGGMSRDDDEGLSEVVAEVRDRLVGESRTS, encoded by the coding sequence ATGGCTGACCGCGAGAATCGCACTCCCTCCGCCAGGTCGACCGTCACGCAGCCCAGCCTCGGTGTCGTCGGCTGGGCGCGGTGGGGCTGGCGACAGCTGACGAGCATGCGCACGGCGCTCTTCCTGCTGCTGCTCCTGGCGATCGGCGCCGTGCCGGGCTCGGTCTTCCCGCAACGCAACTTCGACCCCGGGCGCACTGCGGACTGGATCCGCCGCCACGAGACGACCGGTCCGATCCTCGACAGTCTCGGAGCCTTCGAGGTCTACTCCTCGCCGTGGTTCTCGGCGATCTACCTGCTGCTCTTCATCTCGCTCATCGGCTGCATCGTCCCGCGCACCGCGGTCCACCTGCGGGCCCTGCGTGGCAGGCCCCCGCGCGCGCCGCGCCGGCTGGCCCGCCTCGAGGCCCACGCCGAGGGCGAGGTCGACGGCACCCTCGAGGAGGTCCGCGAGGCCGCGACCACGGTGCTGCGCAAGCGCCGCTACCGCGTCGCCAGCCACGACGACGTCAGCGTCTCCGCGGAGACCGGTTACCTCAAGGAGACCGGCAACCTCATCTTCCACACGAGCCTGGTCGCGCTGATCGTCGGCGTCGCGATCGGCTACCTGTGGGGCTGGAAGGCCGACGTCATCGTGCCCTCCGGTGAGTCCTTCGTCAGCACCGTGACGCGGTACGACACGTGGGCGCCCGGGCCGCTCGTCGACGAGTCCTCGCTCTCCCCCTTCGCCGTCACGGTCGAGGAGATGACCGCCGACTTCAACGACCGCGACCCGGCCGCCCGCACCTTCGGCCAGCCGCGGGACTTCGAGGCGCACGTCTCGGTCACCGACGCCGACGGGAACGAGTTCACCGACGTCGTCAAGGTCAACAGCCCGCTGGAGATGGAGGACTCGACCGTCTTCCTCCTCGGCAACGGTTACGCGCCCGTCGTCACCGTGAAGGACGACGAGGGCGAGGTCCTGTACGAGGGGGCGACCCCCTTCCTCGCGCAGGACGGCAACTACCGCTCCACGGGTGCGATCAAGGTCGGGGCGGCCACGCAGCCCGAGCAGTTCGGTTTCGTCGGGCTCTTCCTGCCCACCGCCACCATCGACCCGGAGCAGGGGCCGATCTCGGTCTTCCCCGACACCCGGGCGCCGGCGCTCGCGCTGAGCCTCTACACCGGCCAGCTGTACCCCGGTGGTTCGGCGCAGTCCGTCTTCACCCTCGACACCGAGTCGATGGACAAGGTGGAGACGAGCGACGGCAGCGACCAGCTGCGGCTGTGGCTGACGCCCGGGGAGACCAAGACGCTGCCCGGTGACCGGGGCACGATCACCTTCGACGGCATCGAGCGCTACGCCGGTTTCTCCGTGCGCAGCGACCCCGGCCAGGGGCTGACCCTCGTCTCGGCGCTGCTGGCGCTCGCAGGCCTCATCGCGACCCTGCTGGTGAAGCGGCGACGGGTCTTCGTGCGGCTGACCGAGGCCGACGGCCGGGTGCGGGTCGAGGTGGGCGGCATGAGCCGTGACGACGACGAAGGCCTGTCCGAGGTGGTCGCCGAGGTGCGCGACCGGCTCGTGGGAGAATCGAGGACATCATGA
- the rsmI gene encoding 16S rRNA (cytidine(1402)-2'-O)-methyltransferase: MPLVLAATPIGDPRDASTRFREELAGADVVAAEDTRRLRRLAGELGVELPERVVSYHEHNEASRTAELLESVTKGERVVLVTDAGMPSVSDPGYRFVRACIDADQHVTCAPGPSAVLVAVALSGLPVDRFCFEGFLPRKPGEKRRVLEELVHERRTMVFFEAPHRIAATLEVMADRFGADRQAAVCRELTKTYEEVRRGGLAELAEWAAEGVKGEITIVVGGAEETIVSLEDAVAEVLARHDRGTRLKDVCAAVATSTGHGKKALYDAVLSHRASPDRPDSSHSD; encoded by the coding sequence ATGCCACTCGTCCTTGCCGCCACGCCCATCGGTGATCCCCGCGACGCCAGCACCCGTTTCCGGGAGGAGCTGGCCGGCGCCGACGTCGTCGCGGCGGAGGACACCCGCCGGCTGCGCCGCCTCGCCGGCGAACTCGGGGTCGAGCTGCCCGAGCGGGTGGTCAGCTACCACGAGCACAACGAGGCCTCCCGCACGGCGGAGCTTCTCGAGTCGGTGACGAAGGGGGAGCGGGTCGTCCTCGTCACAGACGCCGGGATGCCCTCGGTCTCGGACCCGGGGTACCGCTTCGTGCGGGCGTGCATCGACGCCGACCAGCACGTGACCTGCGCACCCGGCCCGAGCGCGGTGCTCGTGGCCGTGGCCCTGTCCGGGCTGCCGGTGGACCGGTTCTGCTTCGAGGGCTTCCTGCCGCGCAAGCCGGGGGAGAAGCGCCGGGTGCTGGAGGAGCTCGTCCACGAGCGGCGCACGATGGTCTTCTTCGAGGCGCCCCACCGGATCGCGGCCACCCTGGAGGTCATGGCCGACCGCTTCGGCGCCGACCGTCAGGCCGCGGTCTGCCGCGAGCTGACCAAGACCTACGAGGAGGTCCGCCGCGGCGGGCTGGCCGAGCTGGCCGAGTGGGCCGCCGAGGGCGTCAAGGGCGAGATCACCATCGTCGTCGGTGGCGCGGAGGAGACCATCGTCTCCCTCGAGGACGCCGTCGCCGAGGTCCTCGCCCGGCACGACCGCGGCACCCGCCTGAAGGACGTGTGCGCCGCGGTCGCGACCTCGACCGGTCATGGCAAGAAGGCGCTCTACGACGCCGTCCTGTCCCACCGGGCCTCTCCCGACCGACCTGACAGTTCCCACTCAGACTGA
- the menE gene encoding o-succinylbenzoate--CoA ligase, with the protein MPITPLPLPAGPAVLDALPTLERALTGTAPIHPHSPDESPIIPDGPVPDDLAVTVATSGSTGTPKLSLLTAANLIASAEATAERLGGHGQWLLALPPHHIAGLQVLLRSITAGTTPVVLEASGVTPLRGSGRGALAPQDSAFALVEATARMHGERRYTSLVPTQLARLVDDPLGLEALRRFDAILVGGAATAAPLLDRARSEGVRIVTTYGMSETAGGCVYNGKPLRDVTVRTGVDGTLEIGGPVVAHGYLGLETDAFVARDGQTWFRTSDLGSVDGEGRVTVLGRSDDLINTGGMKVTPRTVEDAVVAHVPAVTGAVVVGLPDPEWGQIIGLAAVTSPGGPPPGPVPPEGLGEIREMLRPHLPAHALPRRALVVTEMPLRGPGKPDRTAVARLLEG; encoded by the coding sequence GTGCCGATCACCCCGCTCCCCCTGCCCGCAGGCCCCGCCGTGCTCGACGCCCTCCCCACCCTGGAGCGCGCGCTGACCGGCACCGCACCGATCCACCCGCACTCCCCGGACGAGTCGCCGATCATCCCGGACGGGCCGGTCCCCGACGACCTGGCGGTCACCGTCGCCACCTCCGGCTCGACCGGCACCCCCAAGCTCTCCCTCCTCACCGCCGCGAACCTCATCGCGAGCGCCGAGGCGACCGCCGAGCGGCTGGGTGGCCACGGGCAGTGGCTGCTCGCCCTCCCCCCGCACCACATCGCGGGGCTGCAGGTGCTGCTGCGGAGCATCACGGCAGGGACGACGCCGGTGGTCCTCGAGGCGTCGGGGGTCACCCCCCTTCGAGGCTCGGGTCGGGGGGCCCTCGCACCTCAGGACAGCGCCTTTGCCCTCGTCGAGGCCACGGCGAGGATGCACGGGGAGCGCCGCTACACCTCCCTCGTGCCCACCCAGCTCGCCCGGCTCGTCGATGACCCGCTCGGGCTGGAGGCACTGCGTCGCTTCGACGCGATCCTCGTCGGCGGGGCCGCCACTGCCGCACCGCTGCTCGACCGGGCCCGCTCCGAGGGCGTACGGATCGTGACCACCTACGGCATGTCCGAGACCGCCGGCGGCTGCGTCTACAACGGCAAACCCCTGCGCGACGTCACCGTGCGCACCGGGGTCGACGGCACCCTCGAGATCGGCGGACCGGTCGTCGCGCACGGCTACCTCGGCCTCGAGACGGACGCCTTCGTCGCCCGGGACGGGCAGACGTGGTTCCGCACCAGCGACCTCGGCTCCGTCGACGGCGAAGGGAGGGTCACCGTCCTGGGTCGGTCGGACGACCTGATCAACACCGGCGGGATGAAGGTCACCCCACGCACCGTCGAGGACGCCGTCGTCGCGCACGTCCCGGCCGTCACCGGCGCCGTGGTCGTCGGCCTGCCGGACCCCGAGTGGGGCCAGATCATCGGGCTCGCCGCGGTCACCTCACCCGGGGGGCCGCCGCCCGGTCCGGTGCCGCCGGAGGGGCTCGGCGAGATCCGCGAGATGCTGCGTCCCCACCTGCCCGCCCACGCGCTCCCCCGGCGGGCCCTCGTCGTGACGGAGATGCCCCTGCGCGGCCCCGGAAAGCCCGACCGCACCGCCGTGGCGCGCCTGCTCGAGGGCTGA
- a CDS encoding cytochrome c biogenesis CcdA family protein: MSVALASVAAAPSSLSDQVAGGALPLAVLVAALAGLVSFATPCVLPLVPGYLGYVTGLSDVALEKRSRGRMVLGTLLFILGFTAVFVLASLFVATAGRIFIEQRELLMRIGGVVVILMALVFLGAGSQRTFRLPVKPAAGLAGAPVLGAVFGIGWAPCMGPTLAAVLALNLTGDASTTRAVILAVAYCLGLGAPFVLIAAAYERWAPVSAWLRRRQRTIQVMGAVLLIIIGLLLLTGGWDAINQWLQIRLISDVEVLI, from the coding sequence ATGAGCGTCGCCCTCGCCTCCGTCGCCGCCGCGCCCTCCTCGCTGAGTGACCAGGTCGCCGGCGGCGCCCTGCCGCTCGCGGTGCTCGTCGCCGCCCTCGCAGGTCTCGTCTCCTTCGCCACCCCCTGCGTGCTCCCGCTCGTGCCGGGCTACCTCGGTTACGTCACCGGCCTGTCCGACGTCGCCCTGGAGAAGCGCAGCCGTGGCCGGATGGTCCTGGGCACGCTGCTGTTCATCCTCGGCTTCACCGCGGTCTTCGTGCTCGCGTCGCTCTTCGTCGCGACCGCCGGGCGCATCTTCATCGAGCAGCGGGAGCTGCTCATGCGCATCGGTGGGGTCGTCGTCATCCTCATGGCCCTGGTCTTCCTGGGCGCCGGCTCGCAGCGGACCTTCCGCCTGCCGGTCAAGCCGGCCGCCGGGCTGGCCGGGGCGCCCGTCCTCGGTGCCGTCTTCGGCATCGGGTGGGCCCCGTGCATGGGTCCGACCCTGGCGGCGGTCCTCGCCCTCAACCTCACGGGGGACGCGTCGACGACCCGCGCGGTCATCCTCGCGGTCGCCTACTGCCTCGGGCTGGGCGCTCCCTTCGTGCTCATCGCCGCTGCCTACGAGCGCTGGGCCCCGGTGTCGGCGTGGCTGCGTCGGCGCCAGCGGACGATCCAGGTCATGGGCGCCGTCCTGCTCATCATCATCGGCCTGCTCCTGCTCACCGGCGGCTGGGACGCGATCAACCAGTGGCTGCAGATCCGACTCATCAGCGACGTGGAGGTCCTCATCTGA
- a CDS encoding 1,4-dihydroxy-2-naphthoate polyprenyltransferase: MASLSDWIAGARPRTLPAAIAPVIVGTAAAAAHLNLEEEETGAVLGFALLALLVSCCLQIGVNYANDYSDGIRGTDEERVGPVRLVGQGLAAPADVKAMAFAFLGLGGFFGFALVALSAAWILLPIGALAILAAWRYTGGDNPYGYRGLGEVYVFIFFGLVATLGTLYTQIGTITPIGLLGAIGVGSLASAILVANNLRDIPTDSETGKTTLAVRLGDAGTRRLYLALFVVAAVCTLLMAIWQVWAPVALLGLLVAWPGIRAVKDGATGRALIPALGLTGIAELAWAVLLVVPLAV, encoded by the coding sequence GTGGCCTCACTCTCCGACTGGATCGCCGGCGCCCGACCGCGAACCCTCCCCGCAGCCATCGCACCCGTCATCGTCGGCACCGCCGCCGCGGCGGCCCACTTGAACCTCGAGGAGGAGGAGACGGGTGCCGTGCTCGGCTTCGCACTGCTGGCCCTGCTGGTCTCCTGCTGCCTGCAGATCGGCGTCAACTACGCCAACGACTACAGCGACGGGATCCGCGGCACGGACGAGGAGCGCGTCGGCCCGGTCCGTCTCGTCGGGCAGGGGCTGGCCGCGCCGGCCGACGTGAAGGCGATGGCCTTCGCCTTCCTGGGGCTCGGCGGGTTCTTCGGCTTCGCGCTCGTCGCCCTGAGCGCGGCGTGGATCCTCCTGCCGATCGGCGCGCTCGCGATCCTCGCGGCCTGGCGCTACACCGGTGGCGACAACCCGTACGGCTACCGCGGATTGGGTGAGGTGTACGTCTTCATCTTCTTCGGCCTCGTCGCCACCCTCGGCACCCTCTACACCCAGATCGGCACGATCACCCCCATCGGCCTGCTCGGCGCCATCGGTGTCGGATCCCTGGCCAGCGCGATCCTCGTGGCCAACAACCTGCGCGACATCCCCACCGACAGCGAGACCGGCAAGACCACGCTCGCGGTCCGCCTCGGCGACGCGGGCACCCGCCGGCTCTACCTCGCGCTCTTCGTCGTGGCCGCCGTGTGCACGCTGCTCATGGCCATCTGGCAGGTCTGGGCGCCGGTCGCCCTCCTCGGGCTGCTCGTCGCGTGGCCGGGCATCAGGGCCGTCAAGGACGGGGCCACCGGCCGGGCGTTGATCCCCGCGCTGGGCCTGACCGGCATCGCCGAGCTGGCCTGGGCGGTCCTGCTGGTCGTCCCGCTGGCCGTCTGA
- the ccsB gene encoding c-type cytochrome biogenesis protein CcsB, whose product MTNEMLAQYANYALASAALLVTVAMLGYALYLAQAVPVRERAEADAKVPATVGGPADDAAVTPAVAAGPAETPVRARKAAGIAGSLTWLAAGLLLLSAALRGVAVERFPLGNLFEFSVAGGFFALATFSVASTRRDLRWLGVFVTGFVTLLLMVASTAWYVEADEVVPSLQSYWLPIHVTVATLSVGVFAVGAIVSGLYLLSDREVGGERFWRKLPPPQSLERFSYSLHIIGFPLWSFTLIAGAIWAREAWGAYWTWDPKEVWTFVIWTVYAAYLHARATKNTSRRTANWIAVAGFACIIINYTVVNFYFIGMHSYAQ is encoded by the coding sequence ATGACGAACGAGATGCTGGCCCAGTACGCCAACTACGCACTGGCCTCCGCCGCGCTGCTGGTCACCGTGGCGATGCTCGGCTACGCCCTCTACCTCGCGCAGGCCGTGCCGGTGCGGGAGCGGGCAGAGGCCGATGCCAAGGTCCCGGCGACCGTGGGCGGTCCGGCCGACGACGCCGCCGTCACCCCCGCCGTCGCCGCTGGGCCGGCCGAGACGCCGGTGAGGGCGCGCAAGGCCGCCGGCATCGCCGGCTCCCTCACGTGGCTCGCCGCCGGGCTCCTCCTCCTCTCGGCCGCACTGCGCGGGGTCGCCGTCGAGCGCTTCCCCCTGGGCAACCTCTTCGAGTTCAGCGTCGCCGGAGGGTTCTTCGCCCTGGCGACGTTCAGCGTGGCCTCGACCCGTCGTGACCTGCGCTGGCTCGGGGTCTTCGTCACCGGCTTCGTCACGCTGCTGCTCATGGTCGCCTCGACCGCCTGGTACGTCGAGGCCGACGAGGTCGTGCCCTCGCTCCAGTCGTACTGGCTGCCGATCCACGTGACCGTCGCGACCCTGTCCGTCGGGGTCTTCGCCGTCGGCGCCATCGTCAGCGGGCTCTACCTGCTCAGCGACCGCGAGGTCGGCGGTGAGCGCTTCTGGCGCAAGCTGCCCCCGCCCCAGTCGCTGGAGAGGTTCTCCTACTCCCTGCACATCATCGGGTTCCCGCTGTGGTCCTTCACGCTCATCGCCGGCGCGATCTGGGCGCGCGAGGCCTGGGGTGCGTACTGGACGTGGGACCCCAAGGAGGTGTGGACCTTCGTCATCTGGACGGTCTACGCCGCCTACCTGCACGCGCGGGCGACGAAGAACACCTCGCGCCGCACGGCGAACTGGATCGCCGTCGCCGGATTCGCGTGCATCATCATCAACTACACCGTCGTCAACTTCTACTTCATCGGCATGCACAGCTACGCGCAGTGA
- a CDS encoding TlpA disulfide reductase family protein codes for MIDHRPTRRSVVTAASGLALLTLAGCSSSSDTADAAQDAGYRSGDGSVTMIDPDERKDPVELSGETLDGTTWDSADHRGSVVVVNVWASWCGPCAKEAPHLVALNKKLKGEDVELVGINYRESSVATGRAQAETWGFTWPSIYDETGRTSLDMQGMMTAQPSTAVLDRKGRIAAVVLGATTESTLMGLVEDTLAESA; via the coding sequence ATGATCGACCACCGCCCCACCCGCCGTTCCGTCGTCACCGCCGCGAGCGGTCTCGCCCTCCTGACGCTCGCCGGCTGCTCATCCTCGTCCGACACCGCGGACGCGGCCCAGGACGCCGGCTACCGCTCCGGTGACGGCAGCGTGACGATGATCGACCCGGACGAGCGGAAGGACCCCGTCGAGCTCTCCGGCGAGACCCTCGACGGGACGACGTGGGACAGCGCCGACCACCGCGGCTCGGTCGTCGTCGTCAACGTCTGGGCCAGCTGGTGCGGGCCGTGCGCCAAGGAGGCCCCGCACCTGGTCGCCCTGAACAAGAAGCTGAAGGGGGAGGACGTCGAACTCGTCGGCATCAACTACCGCGAGTCCTCGGTGGCGACCGGCCGGGCGCAGGCCGAGACGTGGGGCTTCACGTGGCCGTCGATCTACGACGAGACGGGCAGAACCTCGCTCGACATGCAGGGCATGATGACCGCCCAGCCGTCGACGGCCGTCCTCGACCGCAAGGGACGCATCGCCGCCGTCGTCCTCGGGGCGACGACGGAGTCGACCCTCATGGGTCTGGTCGAGGACACCCTCGCCGAATCCGCATGA
- a CDS encoding histidine phosphatase family protein, translating to MTEPMPDSGTDLPLDPETTETSETAAAAAEKAAAGVREARAEHVGTGAPGARDRTVVHLMRHGEVENPHKILYGRLPDYHLSDLGREMAEVVAEHLADRDLALVVHSPLERTAETAAPTLERHGLAAVVDPRVIEAGNKFEGRRFRKRLLLDPRRWWWVRDPTVPTWGESYHAISKRMMAAIEDARDHAGGREVLVVSHQLPIWTIRSALESRRLWHDPRRRQCNLASLTSVTFVGDEVVDVTYTEPAAHLYARAAKTPGA from the coding sequence ATGACCGAGCCGATGCCTGACTCCGGCACCGACCTGCCCCTCGACCCCGAGACCACCGAGACCAGCGAGACCGCGGCCGCCGCCGCAGAGAAGGCGGCGGCTGGTGTGCGCGAGGCCCGTGCCGAGCACGTCGGCACCGGGGCGCCGGGTGCGCGGGACCGCACCGTGGTCCACCTGATGCGCCACGGTGAGGTCGAGAACCCGCACAAGATCCTCTACGGCCGCCTGCCGGACTACCACCTGTCCGACCTCGGCCGGGAGATGGCCGAGGTCGTCGCCGAGCACCTCGCCGACCGCGACCTCGCGCTCGTCGTGCACAGCCCCCTCGAGCGCACCGCGGAGACCGCCGCCCCGACCCTGGAACGGCACGGCCTGGCGGCCGTCGTCGACCCCCGCGTCATCGAGGCCGGCAACAAGTTCGAGGGGCGTCGCTTCCGCAAGCGCCTCCTGCTCGACCCGCGGCGCTGGTGGTGGGTGCGCGACCCCACCGTGCCCACGTGGGGCGAGTCGTACCACGCCATCAGCAAGCGGATGATGGCCGCCATCGAGGACGCGCGGGACCACGCCGGCGGTCGCGAGGTGCTCGTCGTCAGCCACCAGCTGCCGATCTGGACGATCCGCAGCGCCCTGGAGAGCCGTCGCCTGTGGCACGACCCGCGCCGGCGCCAGTGCAACCTCGCCTCCCTCACCTCCGTGACCTTCGTCGGTGACGAGGTCGTCGACGTGACCTACACCGAGCCCGCGGCCCACCTCTACGCACGGGCCGCGAAGACCCCGGGAGCCTGA
- a CDS encoding DUF4229 domain-containing protein, producing the protein MIRYTLLRFLIFFGCLALFWLLGLRDTNELPWLAVLAAIASMVISAFVLKPFRADMIRQIEERRAAKAEKRAARTDTDEAVEDRAQERKATEREAESPVEDEEETYR; encoded by the coding sequence ATGATCCGCTACACCCTGCTCCGGTTCCTCATCTTCTTCGGGTGCCTCGCGTTGTTCTGGTTGCTCGGCCTGCGGGACACCAACGAGCTGCCCTGGCTGGCCGTCCTGGCCGCCATCGCGTCGATGGTCATCTCGGCGTTCGTCCTCAAGCCCTTCCGGGCGGACATGATCCGGCAGATCGAGGAGCGTCGCGCCGCCAAGGCGGAGAAGCGGGCCGCCAGGACCGACACCGACGAGGCCGTCGAGGACCGCGCCCAGGAGCGCAAGGCGACCGAGCGCGAGGCGGAGTCCCCCGTGGAGGACGAGGAAGAGACCTACCGCTGA